A section of the Triticum dicoccoides isolate Atlit2015 ecotype Zavitan chromosome 7A, WEW_v2.0, whole genome shotgun sequence genome encodes:
- the LOC119328094 gene encoding uncharacterized protein LOC119328094, with translation MAMAKIIPFLLVLVPIRMAAARTDCPNVPLLGAVAACQKACGTKLIYDLCIRMMRQCGADVSPSHKERATAYAILAAHSAANSFDDTKLAASNQLSHNSSLSGKQRDAYEGCMNDYAPADSSIDRIADETLPSCRFTGLADEYTRVINSVEKCRDRLLTPTLVKTPLYPMVVADRNKAVLANMLGKLLGI, from the coding sequence ATGGCTATGGCCaagatcattcccttcctcctcgtTCTAGTACCCATTCGCATGGCAGCCGCTCGGACGGATTGCCCCAACGTCCCGTTACTGGGCGCAGTGGCCGCCTGCCAGAAGGCTTGCGGCACGAAGCTCATATACGACCTCTGCATCCGCATGATGCGCCAATGCGGTGCTGACGTGTCCCCGTCGCACAAGGAGAGGGCCACCGCATACGCGATCCTTGCGGCGCACTCCGCTGCGAATTCCTTCGACGACACAAAGCTCGCCGCGAGCAACCAGCTCAGCCACAACTCCTCGCTCTCCGGCAAGCAGAGAGACGCCTATGAGGGGTGCATGAACGACTACGCACCGGCCGACAGCTCCATCGACCGCATCGCCGACGAGACGCTCCCTAGCTGCCGCTTCACGGGCCTCGCCGACGAGTACACGCGTGTGATAAATAGTGTGGAGAAGTGTAGGGACCGGCTGTTGACGCCGACTCTGGTGAAAACGCCGCTGTACCCCATGGTGGTGGCCGACCGGAACAAAGCAGTGCTAGCGAACATGCTTGGTAAACTGTTAGGCATATGA